From the genome of Mycetocola spongiae, one region includes:
- the scpB gene encoding SMC-Scp complex subunit ScpB has product MTTNTEFEGEQPAFVRALAEREDGFVSDLAAAFPERVDTSAPGGEPALAPHAAAEFPLERALESILIIADEPLSLIELATAVGAPVSEVRRAVLALVSDFDGHLAGPRRGFELREVGGGWRIYVRTDYDEVVADYVHTQNPAKLSQAALETLAVIAYKQPITRGAIASIRAVNVDSVVRTLAGRGLITEVFTDSETGAINYGTTDLLLTQLGINSLEELPPISPLLADGSEEFDTHLR; this is encoded by the coding sequence ATGACAACTAATACCGAGTTTGAGGGCGAACAGCCGGCGTTTGTGCGTGCGCTCGCCGAGCGCGAGGACGGCTTCGTGAGCGATCTCGCGGCGGCCTTCCCCGAACGCGTGGATACCTCCGCGCCCGGCGGCGAACCCGCGCTTGCCCCGCATGCCGCCGCGGAGTTTCCCCTGGAGCGCGCGCTCGAATCCATCCTGATCATCGCCGATGAACCGCTCTCGCTGATCGAGCTGGCCACCGCCGTGGGCGCCCCCGTGAGCGAGGTGCGCCGGGCCGTGCTGGCGCTGGTCTCCGATTTTGACGGGCACCTCGCGGGCCCGCGGCGCGGCTTTGAGCTGCGCGAGGTGGGCGGCGGCTGGCGCATCTATGTGCGCACCGATTATGACGAGGTAGTGGCCGATTATGTGCACACCCAAAACCCCGCCAAACTCTCCCAGGCGGCGCTGGAAACCCTCGCCGTGATCGCCTATAAACAGCCCATCACCCGGGGAGCAATCGCGTCGATCCGTGCCGTCAACGTAGACTCGGTGGTGCGCACCCTCGCCGGGAGGGGCCTCATCACCGAGGTCTTCACCGATAGCGAGACCGGCGCCATCAACTACGGCACCACCGATCTGCTCCTCACCCAGCTGGGAATCAACTCCCTCGAGGAGCTCCCCCCGATCTCACCCCTGTTGGCCGATGGCTCGGAAGAGTTTGATACCCACCTGCGGTAA
- a CDS encoding segregation and condensation protein A codes for MVPSPNLAPAAETHSAATPVFRVALDNFDGPFDLLLTLIGKRELDITEIALSAVTDEFLEYLRGVDSEQEMDRASEFIVVAATLLDLKIAGLLPQGELVDAEDVALLEARDLLFARLLQYRAFKEASAWFLARLEAETTRHPRTVRLEEKFRERTPELAWTLGPEDFAALALLALTPAEIPTVGLDHLHAPLVSLREQAAYVVTLLREGEPLSFRRLVSGATQKGVIIARFLALLELYRHAAVSFEQQEPLGELIVTWVAEDWNSEKLAHLGADYDN; via the coding sequence GTGGTGCCGTCGCCTAATCTGGCACCCGCCGCCGAGACACACTCCGCGGCCACCCCGGTATTCCGGGTGGCCCTGGATAATTTTGACGGCCCGTTTGACCTGCTGCTCACGCTGATCGGTAAGCGCGAGCTGGATATCACCGAGATCGCCCTGTCGGCGGTGACCGATGAGTTCCTGGAATACCTGCGCGGCGTGGACTCCGAGCAGGAGATGGATCGCGCCTCCGAGTTCATCGTGGTCGCGGCCACCCTGCTGGACCTGAAGATCGCCGGGCTCCTGCCCCAGGGGGAGCTCGTGGATGCCGAGGACGTGGCGCTCCTGGAGGCGCGGGATCTGCTCTTTGCCCGCCTCCTCCAATACCGGGCGTTTAAAGAGGCCTCGGCCTGGTTTCTCGCCCGGCTGGAGGCCGAGACCACGCGGCATCCGCGCACGGTGCGCCTCGAGGAAAAATTCCGGGAGCGCACGCCCGAACTGGCCTGGACGCTGGGCCCGGAGGATTTTGCGGCGCTTGCGCTCCTGGCGCTGACCCCCGCGGAGATCCCCACGGTGGGCCTGGACCACCTGCATGCGCCGCTCGTGAGCCTCCGCGAGCAGGCCGCGTATGTGGTGACGCTGCTGCGCGAGGGGGAGCCGCTGAGCTTTCGCCGCCTCGTATCCGGCGCCACCCAAAAGGGCGTGATCATCGCGCGCTTCCTCGCGCTGCTGGAACTCTACCGTCACGCGGCCGTGAGCTTTGAACAGCAAGAACCGCTCGGGGAACTCATCGTCACCTGGGTGGCCGAGGACTGGAACTCCGAGAAACTGGCACACCTGGGGGCCGATTATGACAACTAA
- a CDS encoding ParA family protein, with product MDFGPTGRPLTEFPEPAPLAQHGPARIISLCNQKGGVGKTTTTISMGAALAGYGRRVLAVDFDPQGALSAGLGVNSHDTPTIYDLLLNSKADPHEAIVATKVPGLDLIPANIDLSAAEVHLVNEVAREQILASVLRKVSQDYDVILVDCQPSLGLLTVNALTASHGVLIPLECEFFALRGVALLIETIEKVRDRLNPAIVLDGILATMYDSRTLHSREVLERVVDAFGDSVLETVIGRTVKFPDASVAGVPITEFAPEHQAAKAYRQLARELVARGAVA from the coding sequence ATGGACTTCGGACCCACCGGACGCCCGCTGACCGAGTTTCCCGAGCCCGCGCCGCTGGCCCAACACGGCCCCGCGCGCATCATCTCCCTGTGCAACCAGAAGGGTGGCGTGGGCAAAACCACCACCACCATCAGCATGGGTGCCGCACTGGCCGGTTACGGCCGCCGGGTGCTCGCCGTGGACTTTGACCCGCAGGGCGCGCTCTCCGCGGGCCTCGGCGTGAACTCGCACGATACCCCCACGATTTACGACCTGCTGCTGAACTCCAAGGCCGATCCGCACGAGGCCATCGTGGCCACCAAGGTGCCCGGCCTGGACCTGATCCCCGCCAATATTGATCTCTCCGCCGCGGAGGTACACCTCGTTAACGAGGTGGCCCGCGAACAGATCCTGGCCAGCGTGCTGCGCAAGGTCAGCCAGGATTATGACGTGATCCTCGTGGACTGCCAGCCCTCGCTGGGCCTGCTCACCGTAAACGCGCTCACCGCGAGCCACGGCGTCCTGATCCCGCTGGAATGCGAGTTTTTTGCCCTGCGCGGCGTGGCCCTGCTGATCGAAACCATCGAGAAGGTGCGCGACCGGCTGAACCCCGCCATCGTGCTGGATGGCATCCTCGCCACGATGTACGACTCGCGCACGCTGCACTCGCGCGAGGTCCTGGAGCGCGTGGTGGATGCCTTTGGTGATTCCGTGCTGGAGACCGTGATCGGTCGCACCGTGAAGTTCCCCGATGCCAGCGTGGCCGGGGTGCCGATCACCGAGTTCGCCCCGGAACACCAGGCCGCCAAGGCCTACCGTCAGCTGGCCCGCGAGCTGGTGGCGCGTGGTGCCGTCGCCTAA